In bacterium, the DNA window ACAAGCTCGAGCTGAAGCAGACCCTGCTCGAAGAGGAGGACGTCGCCGCGCGGCTGCGCATCCTCGTGCGCGTGCTCAGCGAGGAAGTGGAGATCCTCAAGCTCGAGCGCAAGATCGAGAGCGAGGTGAAGAGCCAGGTCCAGCGCAATCAGCGCGAGTTCTACCTGAACGAGCAGTTGAAGGCGATTCGCCGTGAGTTGGGCCAGGGCGACGACGAGAGCCGCGAGCTGGACGAGCTGGCGGCGGCGATCGAGGAAGCGGGCATGCCCGAGGACGTCGAGGAAGTGGCCATGCGCGAGCTGGACCGCCTGGCCAAGATGCCCGCGATGAGCCCCGAGGCAAGCGTGATCCGCACCTACATCGAGACGCTCGCGGCGCTGCCCTGGAAGCGGCGCACGCGCGACCGCCTCGACATCACGCGCGTGCGGCGCAAGCTGGACGAGGACCACTACGGGCTCGAAAAGGTGAAGGAGCGCATCGTCGAGTTCATGTCGGTGATGAAGCTCACCAAGCGCAAGAAGACCCCCAGCCCGATCCTCTGCTTCGTCGGCCCGCCCGGCGTGGGCAAGACCAGTCTCGGCCGCTCGATCGCCGACGCGATTGGGCGCAAGTTCCACCGCCTCAGCCTGGGCGGCGTCCGCGACGAGGCCGAGATCCGCGGCCACCGGCGCACCTACATCGGCTCGATGCCGGGGCGCATCGTCCAGGGCCTCAAGAAGGTCGGCACGCGCAATCCGGTCATCCTGCTCGACGAGGTGGACAAGCTGGGCATGGATTTCCGCGGCGACCCAGCGGCGGCGCTGCTCGAAGTGCTCGACCCCGAGCAGAACCACAGCTTCAGCGACCACTACCTCGAGGTGGCCTTCGACCTCTCCGAGGTGCTCTTCATCACGACCGCGAACACGCTGCACAGCATCCCGGACGCCCTGCGCGACCGCCTGGAGATCATCCGCCTGCCGGGCTACCTGCAGCACGAGAAGCAGGGCATCGCGCGCGGTTTCCTGCTGCCCAAGCAGCTGCGCGAGCACGGCCTCAAGGAAGGACAGCTCGCGATCCCCGACGCCACGCTCGAGCGCATCATCGCGGAGTACACGCGCGAGTCCGGCGTGCGCAGCCTCGAGCGCGAGTTGGCCACGCTCTGCCGAAAGACCGCTGTGCTCATCGTCGAGAAGGGCAGGAAGCGCCTCAAGGTGGAGCCCGGCGATCTGGAGACCTACCTCGGGCCGCCGCGCTGGCAGCCCAAGGCCCTGGACCAGGCCAACGAGGTGGGCATCGCCACCGGCCTCGCCTGGACGCAGGTGGGCGGCGAGACGCTCAGCATCGAAGTGCAGCTCGTGCCCGGCAAGGGCGAGTTCATCCTCACCGGCCAGCTCGGCGACGTGATGAAGGAGAGCGCGAAGGCCGCGCAGACGATCGTGCGCAGCCGCGCCGAGAGCTGGGGCATCG includes these proteins:
- the lon gene encoding endopeptidase La; this translates as MSTPGFEIKYQDRVLTIGEVLPLLPLRDVVVFPTMIHPLLVGRPASIAAVEAAMLADRLIVVATQKDKETDEPAPADIHRTGTVAHITQLLRLPDGTMKILVEGLARARVRHYVQEEGFFKVQVAPRRETAPADAELDALVRMTREFFTEYVRHHKRIAEAVQESIAGIEDPVLLADTVATHIPDKLELKQTLLEEEDVAARLRILVRVLSEEVEILKLERKIESEVKSQVQRNQREFYLNEQLKAIRRELGQGDDESRELDELAAAIEEAGMPEDVEEVAMRELDRLAKMPAMSPEASVIRTYIETLAALPWKRRTRDRLDITRVRRKLDEDHYGLEKVKERIVEFMSVMKLTKRKKTPSPILCFVGPPGVGKTSLGRSIADAIGRKFHRLSLGGVRDEAEIRGHRRTYIGSMPGRIVQGLKKVGTRNPVILLDEVDKLGMDFRGDPAAALLEVLDPEQNHSFSDHYLEVAFDLSEVLFITTANTLHSIPDALRDRLEIIRLPGYLQHEKQGIARGFLLPKQLREHGLKEGQLAIPDATLERIIAEYTRESGVRSLERELATLCRKTAVLIVEKGRKRLKVEPGDLETYLGPPRWQPKALDQANEVGIATGLAWTQVGGETLSIEVQLVPGKGEFILTGQLGDVMKESAKAAQTIVRSRAESWGIAKDFFTGTDVHIHVPEGATPKDGPSAGVALTTALVSAITGIAVHKDVAMTGEITLRGSP